The following proteins are encoded in a genomic region of [Eubacterium] hominis:
- a CDS encoding response regulator — protein sequence MGKLNIAICDDNMNVREQVKNFLNDFFQHKQIDVIYHLFEDGYDLIQNKQSLDIIILDIEMNKCNGFEVRDALFSQRINSRIIYLSDYKDRLQDAFGKNVYGFVSRDSIL from the coding sequence TTGGGAAAATTAAATATCGCAATATGCGATGATAATATGAATGTAAGGGAACAAGTAAAAAACTTTTTAAATGATTTTTTTCAGCATAAACAAATAGATGTAATATATCATCTATTTGAAGATGGTTATGATTTAATACAAAATAAGCAATCCTTGGATATCATTATATTAGATATTGAAATGAACAAATGTAATGGTTTTGAAGTGAGGGATGCTTTATTTTCTCAACGAATCAATTCTAGAATTATATATCTTTCAGATTATAAAGATCGATTACAAGATGCTTTTGGAAAAAATGTGTATGGGTTTGTATCAAGAGATAGTATACTGTAG